In a genomic window of Pelecanus crispus isolate bPelCri1 chromosome 1, bPelCri1.pri, whole genome shotgun sequence:
- the C1H3orf52 gene encoding TPA-induced transmembrane protein: MSRLRACFRGRGPGAETETMKRQSSGQEHEIIELQEDNVEESEADHDKPLTTQTRKERDHWKSCGNVVFWKCKLWMVITTIFLVCFLVILISLILYSNVYTDEDDYWDPDALLNSGNSLNFSGTLQLTCGLPHLFSEDITNRVSDVYSSSPALGRYFRSAQVVYFSNESSTVFYQLEFSVPPSTEGFMENTMNPDFIKNVLRQNIYDEDDAFNPGTSECNRLKLDPTSLTLTRNDGKDSSSSSSPRTDGLLLSISSLGVGSYSLGRKTSKDVVL; the protein is encoded by the exons ATGAGTCGCCTCCGTGCTTGCTTCAGAGGCAGAGGTCCTGGTGCAGAGACAGAAACTATGAAAAGGCAAAGCTCTGGTCAGGAGCATGAGATTATTGAATTACAAGAAGATAATGTGGAGGAAAGTGAGGCTGATCATGACAAGCCTCTAACTACTCAAACAAGAAAG GAGAGAGATCACTGGAAATCATGCGGGAATGTAGTTTTCTGGAAGTGTAAACTATGGATGGTTATAACTACAATTTTTCTAGTATGCTTCCTGGTCATTCTCATCAGCCTAATTCTTTATTCTA ATGTTTACACAGATGAGGATGACTATTGGGATCCTGATGCACTACTAAATAGTGGAAATAGTCTCAATTTTTCAGGAACACTGCAGTTAACGTGTGGTCTCCCACACCTTTTCTCTGAAGACATTACTAACAGGGTAT CAGATGTCTACAGTTCATCTCCAGCTCTAGGACGCTACTTTAGGTCAGCTCAGGTGGTTTATTTCAG taatgaAAGCTCCACTGTATTTTATCAGCTAGAGTTTTCTGTACCACCATCAACAGAGGGATTTATGGAAAACACAATGAACCCAGATTTTATAAAGAACGTTTTACGTCAAAATATTTATGATGAAGATGATGCTTTTAATCCTGGGACATCTGAATGTAACAGGTTAAAGCTTGACCCAACTTCTCTCACGTTAACT AGAAATGATGGAAAAGActcctcatcttcctcatcACCTAGAACAGATGGGCTTCTCCTATCTATTAGTAGTCTCGGGGTAGGGAGCTATTCATTAGGTAGAAAAACTTCTAAAGATGTTGTCCTGTAA